In a single window of the Vitis vinifera cultivar Pinot Noir 40024 chromosome 6, ASM3070453v1 genome:
- the LOC100244962 gene encoding photosystem I subunit O isoform X2 — protein MATTMAAASTVIGLGSSSLSPTRSSSSKRTHLASGFVKAPVAPRNPLMQAKACGGKFTCFERDWLRTDLNVIGFGLIAWLAPSSIPAIDGNSLTGLFFSSIGTELSHFPTGPALTSPFWLWMVTWHLGLFLCLTFGQIGFKGRTEDYF, from the exons atggcAACCACCATGGCCGCTGCATCAACCGTCATAGGCCTCGGGTCTTCCTCATTGTCCCCTACTCGCTCCTCTTCCTCAAAGAGGACACACCTCGCTTCAG GATTTGTGAAGGCCCCAGTGGCGCCCAGGAACCCCCTGATGCAAGCGAAAGCTTGTGGAGGAAAGTTTACTTG CTTTGAGAGAGATTGGCTTCGGACGGATCTGAACGTGATTGGGTTTGGGCTGATAGCGTGGTTGGCACCTTCAAGCATACCGGCCATCGATGGCAACAGTCTCACCGGCCTTTTCTTTTCCAGCATTGGAACCGAGCTCTCTCACTTCCCTACTGGACCTGCTCTCACTTCTCCCTTTTG GTTGTGGATGGTCACATGGCACCTTGGTCTATTCCTCTGCCTTACTTTTGGGCAAATTGGGTTCAAGGGCAGGACTGAGGATTacttttga
- the LOC100244962 gene encoding photosystem I subunit O isoform X1: protein MATTMAAASTVIGLGSSSLSPTRSSSSKRTHLASGFVKAPVAPRNPLMQAKACGGKFTCFERDWLRTDLNVIGFGLIAWLAPSSIPAIDGNSLTGLFFSSIGTELSHFPTGPALTSPFWSVHFPSLPTFSSYVMANIGTSQCSILLLTIHQINCLPLNM from the exons atggcAACCACCATGGCCGCTGCATCAACCGTCATAGGCCTCGGGTCTTCCTCATTGTCCCCTACTCGCTCCTCTTCCTCAAAGAGGACACACCTCGCTTCAG GATTTGTGAAGGCCCCAGTGGCGCCCAGGAACCCCCTGATGCAAGCGAAAGCTTGTGGAGGAAAGTTTACTTG CTTTGAGAGAGATTGGCTTCGGACGGATCTGAACGTGATTGGGTTTGGGCTGATAGCGTGGTTGGCACCTTCAAGCATACCGGCCATCGATGGCAACAGTCTCACCGGCCTTTTCTTTTCCAGCATTGGAACCGAGCTCTCTCACTTCCCTACTGGACCTGCTCTCACTTCTCCCTTTTGGTCAGTTCATTTTCCATCTCTTCCTACTTTTTCCTCCTATGTTATGGCTAATATAGGGACCTCTCAATGTTCAATTTTGCTCCTAACCATCCACCAAATTAATTGTTTACCATTAAATATGTAA
- the LOC100244949 gene encoding F-box protein At2g27310: MDSPSTTITSVHPDIIQTHILTRLDGPTLAAAGAASSQLHALATVDKLWRDICTSTWPSLNDPTLQALVSAFPGGHRSFFSDSYPLLAHPLDQYHGQSRKIPPTTSSPTLELISAVDIHYKNSLIFSKVEATETITGWFQCSPFRVDLLDPKDTVPTPVQYSVDGDYKWLSHLEDTLTLSWILIDPTRKRAANLSSLRPVSVKRHWLTGEVQVRYATVVGGDRTVGSEVVQCGIVVTCAGKEGGEMQVREVNLQVEDMEGRHLNGKESLVILQEALENGRRKKAKGEEGKARYERYLEMMGERRERRLRREKTLDMVCIALGVTIFLSFWSYFLFT, from the coding sequence ATGGATTCTCCTTCCACAACCATCACCTCCGTCCATCCGGACATCATTCAGACCCATATCCTCACCCGTCTCGACGGTCCCACTCTCGCCGCCGCTGGTGCCGCCTCCTCACAGCTACATGCGCTCGCCACTGTAGACAAGCTCTGGAGGGACATATGCACCTCCACCTGGCCTTCGCTAAATGACCCAACCCTCCAAGCCCTCGTCTCCGCCTTCCCCGGTGGCCACCGCTCCTTCTTCTCCGACTCCTACCCCCTCCTCGCCCACCCCCTCGACCAGTACCACGGCCAGTCCCGGAAAATTCCCCCTACTACCTCGTCTCCCACGTTGGAGCTCATCTCCGCCGTGGATATTCACTACAAAAATAGCCTCATCTTCTCCAAGGTCGAAGCCACCGAGACAATCACCGGATGGTTCCAGTGCTCGCCCTTCCGTGTCGACCTCCTCGATCCAAAAGACACGGTGCCGACTCCGGTACAGTACTCCGTCGACGGCGATTACAAGTGGCTTAGCCACCTTGAAGACACCCTCACCCTGAGCTGGATCCTCATCGACCCAACCCGGAAGCGAGCGGCGAACCTCTCGAGCCTGAGGCCAGTATCGGTGAAGCGGCACTGGTTGACCGGAGAAGTTCAGGTACGATACGCAACTGTGGTGGGCGGCGATCGGACAGTGGGGTCGGAGGTAGTGCAGTGTGGGATAGTGGTGACATGCGCAGGGAAAGAGGGAGGAGAGATGCAGGTGAGGGAGGTGAACTTACAGGTGGAGGACATGGAAGGAAGGCATCTGAATGGGAAGGAGAGTTTGGTAATTTTGCAGGAGGCATTAGAGAATGGTAGGAGAAAGAAAGCGAAGGGAGAGGAAGGGAAAGCGAGGTACGAGAGATACTTGGAAATGATGggagagagaagggagagacGATTGAGGAGAGAGAAAACTTTGGACATGGTCTGCATTGCCCTTGGTGTCACCATTTTTCTGAGCTTTTGGTCATACTTTCTATTCACATAG